A genomic segment from Montipora foliosa isolate CH-2021 chromosome 9, ASM3666993v2, whole genome shotgun sequence encodes:
- the LOC137971494 gene encoding melanocyte-stimulating hormone receptor-like: protein MTNSTIARHENQDEVSLSACSEALNSRKPVTGVEYTPELFIPLSLSLSLVTFSGNLLIFLVLHKVSSIHPPSRVFFRCLLITDLCVGLFSQPLFVGYLMAVKEKNRSLCSRTESLAFAVSTVLCGQSITTLTAISVDRLLALWLGIRYRQVVTLPRVRLSVTILWVANFAFTFTYYWNKRVFFLWGCGYIFTCLIISTCCYFKIYLVLGYRHVKIQPLSQGISASRRREVLRTSPAQIQGKNPRVLAVLNIKRYKKTVSNAIWVHSLLVICYLPYTVATAVTASRGEPLYGTRYKLLGNITGTLLFFNSLLNPFLYCWRMKGIRQAVKQLLRSIFSWS from the coding sequence ATGACCAACTCTACGATCGCGAGGCACGAAAATCAAGACGAAGTTTCGTTATCTGCGTGTTCGGAAGCTTTAAACTCTCGGAAACCTGTCACCGGAGTCGAATATACTCCCGAGCTGTTTATCCCCCTATCTTTGAGTTTGTCACTGGTTACTTTCTCTGGGAATCTCCTgatttttcttgttcttcacAAAGTTTCTTCTATCCACCCGCCATCTCGAGTCTTTTTTCGATGCCTTCTGATCACGGACCTCTGTGTCGGACTTTTTTCTCAACCGCTATTTGTCGGTTATCTTATGGCAGTTAAAGAAAAGAATCGGAGCTTGTGTAGTAGGACCGAAAGCTTAGCTTTCGCTGTGAGTACAGTACTCTGTGGACAGTCCATCACCACGTTGACTGCAATAAGTGTGGACAGACTTCTTGCTCTGTGGCTTGGGATAAGATACCGACAAGTTGTTACTTTGCCGCGCGTTCGCCTATCTGTGACAATTTTATGGGTTGCGAACTTCGCTTTTACCTTCACTTATTACTGGAACAAACGAGTTTTCTTTTTATGGGGCTGTGGGTATATTTTTACGTGTTtaattatttcaacttgctgttACTTTAAGATTTATCTGGTCCTTGGATACCGCCACGTGAAAATACAACCTCTTTCCCAGGGTATCTCTGCTTCCCGAAGAAGAGAAGTCCTGAGAACTAGCCCTGCACAAATTCAGGGCAAAAATCCTCGTGTCCTGGCAGTATTAAATATAAAGCGGTACAAAAAGACAGTTTCCAATGCCATTTGGGTTCATTCCCTTTTAGTAATATGCTACCTGCCGTACACCGTTGCAACTGCTGTTACAGCTTCGCGCGGCGAACCTCTTTATGGAACTCGTTACAAATTGTTGGGGAACATTACAGGAACACTTCTTTTCTTTAACTCGCTACTCAACCCTTTTCTCTACTGTTGGAGAATGAAAGGAATTAGACAAGCTGTAAAACAGTTACTTCGAAGTATTTTTAGCTGGTCATAA
- the LOC137969591 gene encoding uncharacterized protein, translating to MFFMSVMSITKDEVSDLITSNNQQMMDSFKALLQDTVGQIKRANEDAADLKHSEPHKFKRKANEDQYKFNLKLGETLANAKSAAQNSQLEKVKSELDEGEKLLLERQKHILLADKSESGWFTVEEYKKHDLAEDSDDERRIFSAERRARASLSTLRKKRSSSFAARRRSSLVRPSAPATSSASFQQQPQVIQSLVPSSFTVRRPNMGSCFACGKPGHWRSTCPAMAKQQPSPASK from the coding sequence ATGTTCTTCATGTCCGTCATGTCGATCACCAAGGACGAAGTTTCGGATCTGATTACATCTAACAACCAGCAGATGATGGATTCCTTTAAGGCCCTGTTACAAGACACCGTGGGTCAAATTAAACGTGCCAACGAGGACGCCGCCGACCTGAAACACTCTGAGCCCCACAAATTTAAACGGAAAGCCAACGAAGATCAATACAAGTTTAATCTGAAATTAGGAGAGACACTCGCCAACGCCAAGTCCGCTGCGCAGAATTCGCAGCTTGAAAAAGTCAAATCTGAATTAGATGAAGGTGAGAAGTTACTGCTCGAACGCCAAAAACATATCCTTCTCGCTGATAAATCGGAGTCAGGTTGGTTTACCGTAGAAGAATACAAGAAGCATGATCTGGCGGAAGATTCTGACGATGAGAGGCGAATTTTCAGTGCCGAGCGCCGCGCCCGAGCGAGTTTGTCCACTCTGAGAAAGAAGAGAAGCAGCTCTTTTGCCGCGAGAAGAAGATCTTCGCTTGTACGCCCGTCGGCTCCCGCTACTTCATCGGCCAGCTTTCAACAACAACCCCAAGTCATTCAGTCTCTTGTGCCCTCTTCGTTTACTGTTCGGCGTCCCAATATGGGCAGTTGTTTCGCTTGCGGTAAACCTGGGCATTGGCGTTCTACCTGTCCGGCGATGGCTAAACAACAGCCTTCTCCAGCTTCAAAGTGA